From Eptesicus fuscus isolate TK198812 chromosome 13, DD_ASM_mEF_20220401, whole genome shotgun sequence, the proteins below share one genomic window:
- the LOC129151089 gene encoding folate receptor beta-like: protein MAWKRMPPLLLLACLSASVCSARDRTDLLNVCMDAKHHKTKPGPEDKLHGQCTPWRKNACCSVSTSQELHKDTSLLYNFNWDHCGKMEPACKRHFIQDNCLYECSPNLGPWIQEVNQSWRRERFLNVPLCKEDCESWWEACRTSYTCKSDWHKGWNWTSGSNKCPSGAVCRTFESYFPTPAAMCEGLWSHSYQASQYSRGSGRCIQMWFEPAQGNPNEEVARFYALAMASRAMLHGTGPLLLSLTLMLQLWLLD from the exons ATGGCCTGGAAACGGatgccacctctgctgctgctggcctgcttgtcgGCCTCCGTGTGCAGTGCCAGAGACAGGACAGACCTGCTCAACGTCTGCATGGACGCCAAGCACCACAAGACAAAGCCAGGCCCTGAGGACAAGCTGCATGGCCAG TGCACTCCCTGGAGGAAGAATGCCTGCTGCTCTGTCAGCACCAGCCAGGAGCTGCACAAGGACACCTCCCTCCTGTATAACTTCAACTGGGACCACTGTGGCAAGATGGAGCCCGCCTGCAAGCGCCACTTCATCCAGGACAACTGTCTCTATGAGTGCTCCCCCAACCTGGGGCCCTGGATCCAGGAG GTGAACCAGAGCTGGCGCAGAGAGCGCTTCCTGAACGTGCCCCTGTGCAAAGAGGACTGTGAGAGCTGGTGGGAAGCCTGCCGCACCTCCTACACCTGCAAGAGTGACTGGCACAAGGGCTGGAACTGGACCTCAG GATCTAACAAGTGTCCATCTGGGGCCGTCTGTCGCACATTCGAGTCCTACTTCCCCACTCCTGCAGCCATGTGTGAGGGCCTCTGGAGTCACTCCTACCAGGCCAGCCAATACAGCCGAGGGAGTGGCCGCTGCATCCAGATGTGGTTTGAGCCAGCCCAGGGCAACCCCAATGAAGAGGTGGCGAGGTTCTATGCCTTGGCCATGGCTTCTAGGGCCATGCTCCATGGGACTGGGCCTCTCCTGCTCAGCCTGACTCTGATGCTGCAACTCTGGCTCCTTGACTGA